In Streptomyces durocortorensis, a genomic segment contains:
- a CDS encoding DUF1996 domain-containing protein, whose protein sequence is MRRTSHKKRSTLANRAIAASAALILGGGGLVAVNVYASAGEGPSGSPPTRTQNAGRQLSTIVCPEAVNGLAEVPDRVRSEVDRELAAMDTQITDAYRQFADRKEQIARDPGLAENAVLGPLRSKRAASLDRIGTAIGRVAERPGGLDSLAGCSLRADDSRPGGGGGNGGSGGDDDGQGQDQGQNQGQNAGQGQYGGQGQDPGQDPGRDPGQGEGSGQGQGGNGPVAADFVDIQSVQPNVERPRKRRNASRGTFTTDCGRNENGKFNPDNVIVAPGVSNGAHHMHDYVGNQANDAFASDDDLANGATTCRNQGDRSTYYWPVLRLQNGQDENDVNADGGGRDQNVGEIQTPSEVTLKFVGSPVGKVTAMPRFLRIITGDAKAFTNGDANANASWSCTGFEDRQLKDKYPICPEGSQVVRTFAFQSCWDGQNTDSANHRTHVAFAQDNGRCPSGFRAVPQLVQRVVYDVPPGPGFAVDSFPEQLHKPITDHGDFINVFDDRLMKKMVRCINDGRRCR, encoded by the coding sequence ATGCGACGCACATCCCACAAGAAACGTTCCACGCTGGCGAACCGGGCCATTGCCGCCTCCGCCGCCCTGATCCTGGGGGGAGGTGGGCTGGTCGCGGTCAATGTCTACGCCTCCGCGGGGGAAGGACCGTCTGGTTCTCCGCCCACCCGGACGCAGAACGCAGGCCGCCAGCTGTCCACCATCGTCTGCCCCGAAGCCGTGAACGGACTGGCCGAGGTGCCGGACCGGGTCCGGAGCGAGGTCGACCGTGAACTCGCGGCGATGGATACCCAGATCACCGATGCCTACCGGCAGTTCGCCGACCGGAAGGAGCAGATAGCCCGCGATCCCGGGCTGGCCGAGAACGCCGTGCTCGGGCCGTTGCGCAGCAAGCGGGCCGCGAGCCTCGACCGCATCGGCACCGCGATCGGGCGCGTCGCGGAGCGGCCTGGCGGGCTGGACAGCCTCGCCGGATGCAGCCTGCGCGCCGACGACAGCCGCCCCGGAGGCGGGGGCGGCAACGGCGGTAGCGGTGGCGATGACGACGGCCAGGGGCAGGACCAGGGCCAGAATCAGGGGCAGAACGCCGGGCAAGGACAGTACGGAGGACAAGGGCAGGACCCCGGCCAGGACCCGGGCCGGGATCCCGGCCAAGGGGAAGGTTCCGGGCAGGGGCAGGGCGGCAACGGTCCCGTGGCCGCCGATTTCGTCGATATCCAGTCCGTCCAGCCCAATGTCGAGCGGCCCCGCAAGCGCCGCAACGCCTCCCGGGGCACCTTCACCACCGACTGCGGCCGTAATGAGAACGGGAAGTTCAACCCTGACAACGTCATCGTCGCGCCCGGCGTGAGCAACGGCGCGCACCATATGCACGATTACGTCGGCAACCAGGCCAACGACGCGTTCGCCAGCGACGACGATCTGGCGAACGGCGCCACCACCTGCCGCAACCAGGGCGACCGTTCCACCTACTACTGGCCCGTCCTGCGGCTCCAGAACGGGCAGGACGAGAACGACGTGAACGCCGACGGCGGCGGCCGGGACCAGAACGTCGGGGAGATCCAGACGCCCTCCGAGGTCACGCTGAAGTTCGTCGGCTCACCCGTCGGGAAGGTCACCGCGATGCCGCGCTTCCTGCGGATCATCACCGGGGACGCGAAGGCGTTCACCAACGGCGACGCCAATGCCAACGCCTCGTGGAGCTGCACCGGATTCGAGGACCGTCAGCTCAAGGACAAGTATCCGATCTGCCCCGAAGGCAGTCAGGTGGTGCGCACGTTCGCCTTCCAGAGCTGCTGGGACGGACAGAACACCGACAGCGCCAACCATCGCACCCATGTGGCGTTCGCCCAGGACAACGGGCGCTGCCCGAGCGGCTTCCGGGCCGTGCCGCAGCTGGTGCAGCGCGTTGTCTACGACGTCCCGCCCGGTCCCGGCTTCGCCGTCGACTCCTTTCCCGAGCAGCTGCACAAGCCCATCACCGATCACGGTGACTTCATCAACGTCTTCGACGACCGGCTGATGAAGAAGATGGTGCGGTGCATCAACGACGGCCGCCGCTGCCGCTGA
- a CDS encoding class I SAM-dependent methyltransferase: MTKPVTKPVTGRVPKPVQARSFDAVAAAYDANRPSYPPALFDAIEDLAGLPLAGARVADVGAGTGLGTARLCERGARVTAVEPGDGMAEQFRRSLPDVPVVRGDGNSLPLRTGSVDLITYAQAWHWTDPARSVPEARRVLRPGGALALWWNDADPSARWLLDQERRLRTFFGAEIPAAPDDRARFRAALPDGIGFRTRQVAWSRRVPLEVHLGNLATLSDFLIREPAAVRDYFDRERALLAALFPDGEVEEAYVVSLAVAHP; encoded by the coding sequence ATGACGAAACCAGTGACGAAACCAGTGACGGGGCGGGTGCCGAAACCCGTGCAGGCGCGATCCTTCGACGCCGTGGCCGCCGCCTATGACGCGAACCGTCCCTCCTACCCGCCCGCCCTGTTCGACGCCATCGAGGACCTGGCCGGACTGCCGCTCGCCGGAGCCCGGGTCGCCGACGTCGGGGCCGGTACGGGGCTCGGTACGGCACGGCTGTGCGAGCGCGGGGCCCGGGTCACCGCGGTGGAGCCGGGCGACGGGATGGCCGAGCAGTTCCGCCGGAGCCTGCCGGACGTCCCCGTGGTCCGGGGCGACGGGAACAGCCTGCCGCTGCGGACCGGCTCCGTGGACCTGATCACGTACGCCCAGGCCTGGCACTGGACCGACCCGGCCCGGTCCGTCCCCGAGGCGCGCCGGGTGCTGCGGCCGGGCGGGGCGCTCGCCCTGTGGTGGAACGACGCCGACCCGTCCGCGCGGTGGCTCCTCGACCAGGAACGGCGGCTGCGCACGTTCTTCGGGGCGGAGATACCGGCCGCCCCGGACGACCGGGCCCGCTTCCGGGCCGCGCTGCCCGACGGGATTGGTTTCCGCACCCGGCAGGTGGCGTGGAGCCGCCGTGTGCCGCTGGAGGTCCATCTCGGCAACCTGGCCACCCTCTCCGACTTCCTGATCCGTGAACCGGCGGCGGTCCGCGACTACTTCGACCGCGAACGGGCCCTGCTGGCCGCCCTGTTCCCCGACGGCGAGGTCGAGGAGGCGTATGTCGTGAGTCTCGCCGTAGCTCACCCCTGA
- a CDS encoding metal-dependent hydrolase — protein MSNTQPAAVASERTPLKARKVSFAWEQTPLHWVPGDPFTTHTINVLHLLLPAGERWFIHVYRQILPYIRDDRLREDVIGFIGQEAVHSQAHDDVLPHLRELGLDPTPYTAQVDWFFEKLLGDRTLPPGRASKWWLMERVAMIAAIEHYTAFLGDWILNAEALDRRGADPTMLDLLRWHGAEEVEHRSVAFDVFMHVDGGYRRRVRTWAAAFSALVFLWQRGTRFFMENDPSLLDGKATFKAFHASGRQGTLPSTGAILRSVPSYLSRSYHPSQEGSTAQAVDYLAHSPAALAAEARTTGSS, from the coding sequence ATGTCTAACACGCAGCCAGCGGCGGTCGCGTCGGAGCGGACGCCCCTCAAGGCCCGCAAGGTGTCCTTCGCCTGGGAGCAGACCCCCCTGCACTGGGTGCCGGGCGACCCCTTCACCACGCACACCATCAACGTGCTCCACCTGCTGCTCCCGGCCGGAGAACGCTGGTTCATCCACGTCTACCGGCAGATCCTCCCGTACATCCGCGACGACCGGCTCCGCGAGGACGTCATCGGGTTCATCGGGCAGGAGGCCGTACATTCGCAGGCGCACGACGATGTGCTGCCGCATCTGCGGGAGTTGGGCCTCGACCCGACCCCGTACACCGCGCAGGTCGACTGGTTCTTCGAGAAGCTGCTCGGGGACCGGACCCTGCCGCCGGGGCGGGCGTCCAAGTGGTGGCTGATGGAGCGCGTGGCGATGATCGCGGCGATCGAGCACTACACCGCCTTCCTCGGCGACTGGATCCTCAACGCCGAGGCGCTCGACCGGCGGGGCGCGGACCCGACCATGCTGGACCTGCTGCGCTGGCACGGCGCGGAGGAGGTGGAGCACCGGTCGGTGGCCTTCGACGTCTTCATGCACGTCGACGGCGGCTACCGGCGGCGGGTGCGGACCTGGGCTGCGGCCTTCTCCGCGCTGGTGTTCCTCTGGCAGCGCGGGACCCGGTTCTTCATGGAGAACGACCCGAGCCTGCTGGACGGCAAAGCGACGTTCAAGGCGTTCCACGCGAGCGGGAGGCAGGGCACGCTGCCGAGCACCGGAGCGATCCTGCGGTCCGTGCCGAGCTATCTCAGCCGCTCCTACCACCCATCGCAGGAAGGCAGTACGGCCCAGGCCGTCGACTACCTCGCCCACTCGCCCGCGGCGCTCGCCGCCGAGGCCCGTACGACGGGAAGCTCCTGA
- a CDS encoding PDR/VanB family oxidoreductase, with product MALPRLRTVALVTGAALLTRRALKRRIARSPLWPLPALPEPVSGHSQRRSTTIRRLLITGRTVIAEDVVQLRLEGSGLARWQPGAHLDLVLPSGLVRQYSLCGDPDDTVGYTVATRLMADGRGGSREVHEQLQEGLEIEVRGPRNRFPLTDAPAYVFVVGGIGITPVLPMLRSLAASGADWRLLYGGRSRASMPFLEEIEKLGGGRVTVVAQDEAGHPDVTAALTGLAPGTAVYCCGPEPLMEAVTAALPEGCTLHLERFSATTGGDPVDSSAFEVELRRSGRTVPVAAGQSVLAAVRAELPHVPYSCEQGFCGTCQQRVLEGEVEHRDELLTDDERGDSMLICVSRCRGERLVLDL from the coding sequence ATGGCTCTGCCCCGTCTGCGTACCGTCGCTCTCGTCACCGGCGCCGCCCTGCTCACCCGGCGGGCTCTGAAACGCCGGATCGCCCGGTCTCCGCTGTGGCCGCTGCCCGCCCTGCCCGAGCCGGTGTCGGGCCATTCCCAGCGGCGGTCGACGACGATCCGCCGGCTGCTGATCACCGGACGGACGGTGATCGCCGAGGACGTCGTCCAACTCCGACTGGAGGGGTCCGGCCTGGCGCGCTGGCAGCCCGGCGCGCATCTGGACCTGGTGCTGCCGTCCGGTCTGGTACGGCAGTACTCACTGTGCGGCGACCCGGACGACACCGTTGGGTACACGGTGGCGACCCGGCTGATGGCGGACGGCCGGGGCGGTTCGCGGGAGGTGCACGAACAGCTCCAGGAGGGCCTGGAGATCGAGGTGCGCGGGCCGCGCAACCGCTTCCCGCTGACCGATGCCCCCGCCTACGTCTTCGTCGTCGGCGGCATCGGGATCACCCCGGTCCTGCCGATGCTGCGGTCGCTGGCCGCGTCGGGGGCCGACTGGCGGCTGCTGTACGGGGGACGGTCGCGGGCCTCCATGCCGTTCCTGGAGGAGATCGAGAAGCTCGGCGGGGGCCGGGTCACGGTCGTCGCCCAGGACGAGGCGGGCCACCCGGACGTCACCGCGGCGCTGACCGGGCTCGCCCCGGGCACGGCGGTCTACTGCTGCGGGCCCGAGCCCCTGATGGAGGCCGTCACCGCCGCGCTCCCCGAGGGCTGCACGCTGCACCTGGAGCGGTTCTCGGCGACGACGGGCGGGGACCCTGTGGACTCGTCGGCCTTCGAGGTGGAGCTGCGGCGCAGCGGGCGAACCGTGCCGGTCGCGGCCGGGCAGTCGGTGCTGGCCGCCGTCCGCGCGGAGCTGCCCCATGTCCCGTACTCCTGCGAGCAGGGCTTCTGCGGAACCTGCCAACAGCGCGTACTGGAGGGCGAGGTCGAGCACCGGGACGAGCTGCTGACCGACGACGAGCGGGGCGACTCGATGCTGATCTGCGTCTCGCGCTGCCGGGGCGAGCGCCTGGTGCTGGACCTCTAG
- a CDS encoding TetR/AcrR family transcriptional regulator has product MTTGVRRRMGVDERRQQLIGVALDLFSRRSPEDVSIDEIAAAAGISRPLVYHYFPGKQSLYEAALRRAADELAARFLEPLEGPLGARLSRVMGRFFDFVDEHGPGFSALMRGGPAVGSSTANAMIDEVRQAAYEQIVTHLGVAEPPARLELVVRSWVSLAESTALIWLDGRRIPRAELEMQLVHDFAALAAVSAAYDQEMAGIVLRVLAQEPVDGPFGDLLARLSALAPDVPAVPAQRLPPPDDTTR; this is encoded by the coding sequence ATGACGACCGGGGTGCGGCGCAGGATGGGCGTCGACGAGCGCAGGCAGCAATTGATCGGCGTCGCGCTGGACTTGTTCAGCCGCCGCTCGCCCGAGGACGTGTCGATCGACGAGATCGCCGCCGCCGCGGGGATCTCACGGCCGCTGGTCTACCACTACTTCCCCGGGAAGCAGAGCCTGTACGAAGCGGCGCTGCGGCGCGCCGCCGACGAGCTGGCGGCCCGCTTCCTTGAGCCCCTCGAAGGCCCCCTCGGCGCACGGCTGTCGCGGGTGATGGGGCGGTTCTTCGACTTCGTCGACGAGCACGGCCCCGGGTTCTCGGCGCTGATGCGCGGCGGGCCCGCGGTCGGCTCCTCGACGGCGAACGCCATGATCGACGAGGTGCGGCAGGCCGCGTACGAGCAGATCGTCACGCATCTCGGGGTGGCCGAACCGCCCGCACGGCTGGAGCTGGTGGTCCGCTCCTGGGTCTCGCTGGCCGAGTCCACGGCGCTGATCTGGCTGGACGGGCGGCGCATCCCGCGCGCCGAGCTGGAGATGCAGCTGGTGCACGACTTCGCCGCGCTGGCCGCCGTCAGCGCCGCGTACGACCAGGAGATGGCGGGCATCGTGCTGCGGGTGCTGGCCCAGGAGCCGGTGGACGGTCCGTTCGGGGATCTGCTGGCCCGGCTCTCCGCTCTCGCCCCGGATGTACCCGCGGTCCCGGCGCAGCGCCTGCCGCCCCCCGACGACACCACCCGCTAG
- a CDS encoding DUF2470 domain-containing protein, with the protein MRPFSPRATQPTRAERVRSILTVAHSMTVVSDGLHTEVRRLDGTGAMGHIHLHAPNDGGHAPSAERVPARLEFTDIAPAPVRDRLRARVTVTGLLSAPYGNDTEQSTCMEFGQAVLEDAEGRTFVTLEELEEAETDPIAACEAGMLTHLVDDHAELVPLLLRLVRPRPERGMTRAVPLAMDRYGVTLRLEYPSTHQDVRLPFPRPVAEIDQAGPQIHALLAAARRVSHRNGLPA; encoded by the coding sequence ATGCGTCCCTTCAGCCCGCGCGCCACGCAGCCGACCCGCGCCGAGCGCGTCCGGTCGATCCTGACCGTCGCCCACTCCATGACGGTGGTCAGCGACGGCCTGCACACCGAAGTCCGCCGCCTCGACGGCACGGGGGCGATGGGCCACATCCACCTGCACGCCCCGAACGACGGCGGTCACGCGCCGTCCGCCGAACGGGTCCCGGCCCGCCTGGAGTTCACGGACATCGCCCCCGCACCCGTACGCGACCGGCTGCGCGCCCGCGTCACGGTCACCGGGCTGCTGTCCGCCCCGTACGGCAACGACACCGAGCAGTCCACCTGCATGGAGTTCGGCCAGGCGGTCCTGGAGGACGCCGAGGGGCGCACCTTCGTCACCCTGGAGGAGCTGGAGGAGGCGGAGACCGACCCGATCGCCGCCTGCGAGGCGGGGATGCTCACCCATCTGGTGGACGACCACGCCGAGCTCGTCCCGCTCCTGCTGCGCCTCGTCCGCCCCCGCCCGGAGCGCGGCATGACCCGGGCCGTGCCGCTGGCGATGGACCGTTACGGGGTGACCCTGCGCCTCGAATACCCGAGCACCCACCAGGACGTCCGGCTGCCGTTCCCCCGCCCGGTCGCCGAGATCGACCAGGCGGGCCCGCAGATCCACGCCCTGCTGGCCGCCGCCCGCCGCGTCTCCCACCGCAACGGGCTGCCCGCCTAG
- a CDS encoding ATP-binding protein, translated as MMTKVGYLPEEMSSFVGRRSELARLHTALTTRRMTTLIGPGGVGKTRLALRAARAVADGYPDGAWWADLSPLYGDGLLLPTVSDAVGLADHTLRMPVEALCEWLSDKRLLLVLDSAEHLRGPCSHLLAEVLTTSPALTVLVTSRQPLGTRGEYVVEVPPLPVDGAPDALQLFADRLRAADPRAGLDGPGDEAAAAEICRRLEGIPLAIELAAAGIGRHTVAQLADRIGSRFGVPGPGRGGPGVSGGIGAVPGLGASRLDLLADESVWPRRHRTLRTAIGWSHELCSPLERLLWARLTPLRTDFDEEVAREVCAGGPLTPEDVDRALQGLVAQSVVQRDGRRYRMLDTLREYGRMWLVELGEEHAAAERHAASFLGLARRAHEGWSGPDQVSWYHKVSDTHLDLCAALEHLLAHDVAGAQEMAGRVGFFWACCGHLSEARHYTQRALDAGPVDGPHRTRLHWVLGVAALLQGDFATAEKYGALCTAIALYDRDEEGMLGATYLSGLTQLMTGQPEAALEAAERVLRMTGNVPADSAHRLRCHLITVFALTALGRLAESEAAATALRRSCERGGEFWTRSYADYQLALIALLRGDPEASAAHARAMLAGKHRLRDSFGIALGLDILAAAIAAQGAGAQAARVYGTGQAYWRMVGHPQRGTPELGPVRERCERQARAAVGDEAYQRAFERGQSDNAEVGLAAALRTELQL; from the coding sequence ATGATGACCAAGGTGGGATACCTTCCCGAGGAGATGAGCAGCTTCGTCGGGAGGCGGTCCGAACTGGCCCGGCTGCACACCGCGTTGACCACCCGGCGGATGACCACCCTGATCGGCCCCGGCGGCGTCGGCAAGACCCGGCTCGCGCTGCGGGCCGCCCGCGCCGTCGCCGACGGCTACCCGGACGGCGCCTGGTGGGCCGACCTCTCCCCGCTCTACGGCGACGGGCTGCTGCTCCCCACCGTCTCGGACGCCGTCGGGCTCGCCGACCACACCCTGCGGATGCCCGTCGAGGCGCTCTGCGAATGGCTCAGTGACAAGCGGCTCCTGCTGGTCCTCGACTCCGCCGAACACCTCCGGGGCCCCTGCTCCCACCTGCTGGCCGAGGTCCTCACCACCTCGCCCGCGCTGACGGTCCTGGTCACCAGCAGGCAACCGCTGGGCACCCGGGGTGAGTACGTCGTCGAGGTGCCGCCGCTCCCGGTCGACGGCGCCCCGGACGCGCTCCAGCTCTTCGCCGACCGGCTGCGCGCCGCCGACCCCCGCGCGGGTCTCGACGGCCCCGGGGACGAGGCGGCCGCCGCCGAGATCTGCCGCCGCCTCGAAGGCATCCCGCTCGCCATCGAACTGGCCGCGGCGGGCATCGGCCGCCACACCGTGGCCCAGCTCGCCGACCGCATCGGCTCCCGCTTCGGCGTACCGGGACCCGGCCGGGGCGGCCCCGGAGTGTCCGGCGGCATCGGGGCCGTCCCCGGCCTCGGAGCCTCCCGGCTCGACCTCCTCGCCGACGAGTCGGTCTGGCCCCGTCGGCACCGCACCCTGCGTACCGCCATCGGCTGGTCCCACGAGCTGTGCTCCCCGCTCGAACGCCTCCTCTGGGCCCGCCTCACCCCCCTGCGGACCGACTTCGACGAGGAGGTCGCCCGCGAGGTCTGCGCGGGCGGCCCGCTCACGCCCGAGGACGTGGACCGGGCGCTCCAGGGCCTGGTCGCCCAGTCCGTCGTCCAGCGCGACGGCCGCCGCTACCGGATGCTCGACACCCTGCGCGAGTACGGCCGGATGTGGCTCGTCGAACTGGGCGAGGAGCACGCGGCGGCCGAACGGCACGCCGCCAGCTTCCTCGGCCTCGCCCGCCGTGCCCACGAGGGCTGGAGCGGCCCGGACCAGGTGTCCTGGTACCACAAGGTGTCCGACACCCACCTCGACCTGTGCGCCGCTCTGGAGCACCTGCTCGCCCACGACGTCGCCGGGGCCCAGGAGATGGCGGGCCGGGTCGGCTTCTTCTGGGCCTGCTGCGGCCATCTGTCCGAGGCGCGCCACTACACCCAGCGCGCCCTGGACGCGGGCCCCGTCGACGGTCCCCACCGGACCCGGCTGCACTGGGTGCTCGGCGTCGCGGCGCTGCTCCAGGGCGACTTCGCGACCGCCGAGAAGTACGGTGCGCTCTGCACGGCGATCGCCCTGTACGACCGGGACGAGGAGGGCATGCTCGGCGCCACCTACCTCTCCGGTCTCACCCAGCTGATGACCGGGCAGCCCGAGGCGGCCCTGGAGGCGGCCGAACGTGTCCTGCGGATGACCGGGAACGTCCCCGCGGACTCCGCCCACCGGCTGCGCTGCCACCTGATCACCGTCTTCGCGCTCACCGCCCTGGGGCGGCTGGCCGAGTCCGAGGCGGCCGCCACCGCGCTGCGCAGGTCCTGCGAACGCGGTGGCGAGTTCTGGACCCGCTCCTACGCCGACTACCAGCTCGCCCTGATCGCCCTGCTCCGGGGCGACCCCGAGGCCTCCGCCGCGCACGCCCGGGCGATGCTCGCGGGCAAGCACCGGCTCCGCGACAGCTTCGGCATCGCGCTGGGCCTGGACATCCTGGCCGCCGCGATCGCCGCCCAGGGGGCGGGGGCGCAGGCCGCCCGGGTCTACGGCACGGGACAGGCGTACTGGCGGATGGTCGGCCACCCCCAGCGCGGCACGCCCGAGCTGGGGCCGGTCCGCGAGAGGTGCGAACGCCAGGCGCGGGCGGCCGTCGGCGACGAGGCCTACCAACGCGCCTTCGAACGCGGTCAGTCGGACAACGCGGAGGTCGGACTCGCGGCCGCCCTGCGCACCGAGCTCCAGCTCTGA